A window of the Vigna angularis cultivar LongXiaoDou No.4 chromosome 3, ASM1680809v1, whole genome shotgun sequence genome harbors these coding sequences:
- the LOC108324480 gene encoding cold-responsive protein kinase 1 has product MLIMLLVFINLLIQTQLGASTVVDHNTFSFVTFTSESCTNGELLCMGSATAGNGYLSLTPEPQQSSNSSSTLSNTTRNVGRVLYPHPVNVWPAIISTTFTLRITPFSENSTSYGDGVALVFANDNRPSPNGSYLGIFDQSSPGGGFQQLAVEMNTVMNEFDQDGSHIGIVTTSITNPLASESLNSTGIDLRSGRDIEVKVDYDGWSKMIFVSVGYPESQLKNVLNHSIDLPDILPSSIYVGFTASTGNTFPESHQVLNWVFTSVPLPFLSVQHSRVGTIKTLLVIALVCLFPFISIVVWRRYVRGKKKGDIESLSKKAADIPKVFTYKQLSRATCNFSQENLLGKGAFGSVYKGIISYSGKTVAVKKISATSKQGEREFLAEICTIGRLSHKNLVKLQGWCIEGKNLLLVYEYMQNGSLDYFIAKGSLNWQLRHRVLTGLASALLYLHEESGNPFVHRDVKPNNVMLDSNHDAHLGDFGLARLLKGEGSVTTNLNGTLGYLAPELSFTGRATPESDVYSFGMVVLEVICGKRLNWIKQGNSFVDSVWNLHAENDLVECVDKKLENKFDEEEAKRALIVGLACLHPDSMLRPRMRKVVNIFQNPNEPLMQLPKVRPAGVYVSVSCSSSSSNTTSKTEMQLQSSTTSSHEKFNSI; this is encoded by the exons ATGTTGATCATGCTTTTGGTGTTCATCAACTTGCTGATACAAACTCAACTTGGAGCAAGCACTGTGGTTGACCACAACACTTTCTCCTTTGTAACTTTCACTTCTGAGAGTTGCACCAATGGTGAGCTGCTTTGCATGGGTTCAGCCACTGCTGGCAATGGGTATTTGAGTCTCACCCCAGAGCCACAACAAAGCAGCAACTCAAGTTCAACACTGTCTAACACAACCAGAAATGTTGGACGGGTTTTGTACCCTCACCCTGTGAATGTTTGGCCTGCAATTATCTCCACCACTTTCACTCTTAGGATCACTCctttttcagaaaattcaaCCAGCTATGGGGATGGAGTGGCACTGGTGTTTGCTAACGATAATAGGCCCTCACCAAATGGCTCATATCTTGGCATCTTTGATCAGTCTTCACCAG GTGGGGGTTTTCAACAGCTAGCTGTAGAGATGAACACTGTCATGAATGAATTTGATCAAGATGGAAGCCACATTGGGATAGTGACGACAAGCATCACAAATCCACTTGCATCTGAGAGTCTGAATAGCACTGGCATTGACCTCAGAAGTGGAAGAGACATTGAGGTCAAAGTAGACTATGATGGATGGAGTAAAATGATTTTTGTCTCTGTGGGATACCCAGAAAGCCAATTGAAGAATGTCCTCAACCATTCAATTGACCTACCTGATATACTTCCAAGCTCCATTTATGTTGGTTTCACAGCCTCCACAGGCAACACTTTTCCTGAAAGCCACCAGGTCCTCAACTGGGTATTCACATCAGTGccacttccttttctttctgTTCAACACAGTAGAGTTGGCACCATCAAGACCTTGTTGGTAATTGCCCTGGTGTGcttatttccttttatttcgATAGTTGTTTGGAGAAGATATGTGAGGGGTAAAAAGAAGGGTGATATAGAAAGCCTATCAAAGAAGGCTGCAGATATCCCCAAGGTGTTCACCTACAAGCAATTATCAAGAGCCACATGCAACTTCAGCCAGGAAAATCTTCTGGGTAAAGGTGCATTTGGCAGTGTTTATAAAGGAATCATATCATACTCTGGAAAAACTGTTGCAGTAAAGAAGATTTCAGCAACTTCTAAACAAG GTGAAAGAGAGTTCTTAGCTGAAATATGTACCATAGGGCGTCTTAGCCACAAAAACTTAGTGAAGCTCCAAGGCTGGTGCATTGAAGGCAAGAATCTTCTCTTGGTTTATGAATACATGCAAAATGGAAGCCTTGATTACTTCATAGCCAAAGGCAGTCTGAACTGGCAACTGAGGCACAGAGTATTGACAGGATTGGCATCAGCATTACTCTACCTTCATGAAGAGAGTGGAAACCCTTTTGTTCACAGAGATGTTAAGCCAAACAATGTCATGTTGGACTCAAATCACGATGCTCATTTAGGAGATTTTGGGCTAGCAAGACTACTCAAAGGTGAAGGCTCAGTGACCACAAATCTAAATGGAACTCTAGGATATTTGGCTCCTGAACTAAGCTTCACAGGGAGAGCTACACCAGAATCAGACGTGTATAGCTTTGGCATGGTAGTTCTTGAAGTGATATGTGGGAAAAGGTTAAACTGGATCAAGCAAGGGAACAGTTTTGTGGATTCTGTGTGGAATTTGCACGCAGAAAATGATTTGGTTGAGTGTGTTGACAAAAAACTAGAGAACAAATTTGATGAGGAAGAAGCTAAAAGGGCACTGATAGTTGGTTTGGCATGTTTGCATCCTGATTCCATGTTGAGGCCAAGGATGAGAAAAGTGGTGAACATTTTTCAGAACCCAAATGAACCTTTGATGCAGTTACCAAAAGTGAGGCCAGCAGGAGTTTATGTATCAGTTTCTTGCAGTTCATCATCCTCAAACACTACCTCTAAAACTGAGATGCAGCTCCAATCATCCACAACATCATCACATGAAAAATTCAACAGTATATGA
- the LOC108324479 gene encoding uncharacterized protein LOC108324479 — translation MRMRERNPIKTDEQALKVQHVKNEEKKTTKKWKGKHGKGKWRKDRNKDDQNESSTKEEGKSEKNFHKKDKRNIECFNCHRYGHYTGECYVEKEEQKKSQGKEAYAAQVESDSEESIILMTTTSKVSSHSQDKLWYLDSICSNHMTCHREWLVNFDKTKKSKVKFVDDNTSKVEGVGDVVIRRKNGLRAILTGVLFVPAIRYNLLSIGQLIQKGFTVVMGGFNKVEVFDKKKNLILRSKISKDKTFQINLVKSAMCEELAR, via the coding sequence ATGAGGATGCGGGAAAGAAATCCTATAAAAACCGATGAGCAGGCGTTGAAAGTTCAACACgtaaaaaatgaagagaagaagacAACCAAAAAATGGAAAGGGAAACATGGTAAAGGGAAGTGGAGAAAAGATAGGAACAAAGATGACCAGAATGAGTCTTCAACAAAGGAGGAAGGCAAATCTGAGAAGAATTTCCACAAGAAGGACAAGAGGAATATTGAGTGTTTTAATTGTCATAGGTATGGGCATTACACTGGTGAGTGTTATGTTGAAAAGGAAGAACAGAAGAAGAGTCAAGGAAAGGAGGCATACGCAGCTCAAGTGGAGTCTGATTCAGAAGAATCCATCATATTGATGACAACTACATCTAAAGTAAGTTCACATTCTCAAGATAAACTTTGGTATTTGGATTCGATATGTTCGAATCATATGACTTGCCACAGAGAATGGTTGGTAAATTTTGATAAAACCAAGAAGAGTAAGGTGAAATTTGTTGATGACAACACTTCAAAGGTAGAGGGAGTTGGTGATGTTGTTATCAGAAGGAAGAATGGCTTGCGTGCCATTCTAACTGGTGTGTTGTTTGTGCCTGCAATAAGGTACAATCTTCTGAGTATTGGACAGTTAATTCAAAAGGGTTTTACGGTAGTAATGGGAGGCTTCAATAAGGttgaagtgtttgataaaaagaaaaacctgATCTTGAGGAGCAAGATCTCGAAGGATAAAACATTTCAGATCAACCTAGTGAAGTCTGCAATGTGTGAAGAATTGGCAAGATGA